A portion of the Daphnia magna isolate NIES linkage group LG4, ASM2063170v1.1, whole genome shotgun sequence genome contains these proteins:
- the LOC116920332 gene encoding LOW QUALITY PROTEIN: failed axon connections homolog (The sequence of the model RefSeq protein was modified relative to this genomic sequence to represent the inferred CDS: deleted 2 bases in 2 codons; substituted 1 base at 1 genomic stop codon) — protein MAGCWKKPNVSAGKDVVLLHXLERGVFTPSISPFPLKLETYLRMANIPYENDFKDPMGPKGKTPWMTLNGEDFSDSQLCLELLASQFGKDFSSHLTEAERAIGRAFQIMAEEHLYWVVVLWRWVYTKGKTLWAIQMNFPAPLRFIMPIFVRRMKGQASAQGMGRHSQEEVIEMGMKDLRAMSAYLGIKPYFMGDTPTEMDCAMFGMLAMIVWCMPGSPFEQHMKGEFINLKDFCERMKDQFWPDWDQCLLPPRV, from the exons ATGGCCGGCTGTTGGAAGAAGCCGAATGTTTCGGCCGGTAAAGATGTCGTGCTGCTTCACTAACTGGAAAGGGGCGTCTTCACGCCCAGCATCTCACCGTTCCCTTTAAAATTAGAAACCTACTTACGT ATGGCCAACATACCTTACGAG AACGATTTCAAAGACCCGATGGGGCCCAAAGGCAAAACACCTTGGATGACGCTGAACGGAGAAGATTTCAGCGATTCCCAACTCTGTTTGGAATTGCTGGCCTCG CAATTCGGCAAAGATTTCAGCTCCCATTTGACAGAGGCGGAACGGGCCATTGGCCGGGCATTTCAAATAATGGCTGAAGAGCATCTCTACTG GGTCGTTGTCCTGTGGAGATGGGTTTACACCAAAGGTAAAACCCTTTGGGCTATTCAGATGAACTTCCCTGCACCGCTACGTTTCATCATGCCAATCTTCGTTCGAAGAATGAAAGGTCAAGCATCGGCCCAGGGTATGGGCAGGCACAGTCAAGAGGAAGTCATCGAAATGGGCATGAAAGATCTGCGGGCCATGTCAGCTTATCTTG GCATCAAACCTTATTTTATGGGGGATACGCCCACCGAAATGGATTGCGCAATGTTTGGTATGTTAGCCATGATCGTTTGGTGCATGCCAGGATCACCGTTCGAACAGCACATGAAAG GTGAATTCATCAACTTAAAGGACTTTTGCGAGCGAATGAAAGATCAATTCTGGCCTGATTGGGATCAGTGTCTCCTACCTCCTCGAGTATGA
- the LOC116920324 gene encoding uncharacterized protein LOC116920324 — MLLVRSVSRLLVCKNHPVQGIQFHFGAKHQSGLPSNMEELDAQDRVGFSANRHKDISFGVVQSQTSSMFGGSFMSDQSSQGAQQLENYECLGSISLNAVTQTNVPQPFYPSIEKENSPRINLPENCINQQIKFTSSDLQETLHPGSNQSVQEGIMKIRGNCWYLQHGLHNAWIPNQSSVRYYSDAKAPESTKTKLKRAVKDYGATVIVFHVLISVTSLSICYAAVASGLDVPGMISRMGVSSEMLNTRLASGASTFLVAYAVHKLLVPIRISVTLGCVPFIVRYLRRIGFLKNPSA; from the exons ATGTTACTTGTTAGGAGTGTCAGCCGCCTTCTAGTATGTAAAAATCATCCAGTTCAGG gaattcaatttcactttgGTGCAAAACATCAATCGGGATTACCTTCTAACATGGAAGAGTTGGATGCCCAAGATCGGGTTGGATTCTCAGCTAACAGACATAAGGATATCAGTTTTGGGGTTGTTCAAAGTCAGACATCTTCCATGTTTGGGGGTTCCTTTATGAGTGATCAATCAAGTCAAG GAGCACAACAACTAGAGAACTACGAATGCCTTGGTTCCATTAGCTTGAATGCTGTGACACAGACTAATGTGCCCCAACCATTTTATCCGAgtatcgaaaaagaaaattctccTCGAATAAATCTGCCAGAAAACTGCATCAATCAACAAATTAAGTTTACTTCCAGTGACTTGCAGGAGACTCTCCACCCTGGaa GTAATCAGAGTGTGCAAGAAGGAATCATGAAAATTAGAGGTAACTGTTGGTATTTGCAGCATGGTTTGCACAATGCATGGATACCTAACCAGAGCTCGGTGAGATATTATAGCGATGCTAAGGCACCTGAGTCAACTAAAACTAAACTGAAGCGAGCTGTTAAAGATTATGGCGCAACTGTCATAGTGTTCCACGTCTTGATATCAGTTACATCACTAAGCATCTGTTATGCAGCGGTAGCCAG CGGACTAGACGTACCTGGCATGATTTCCAGGATGGGCGTGTCTAGTGAAATGTTAAATACAAGATTGGCGTCAGGAGCGTCCACTTTTCTCGTAGCATATGCTGTTCACAAGCTATTGGTGCCCATTCGAATCAGCGTCACCCTAGGATGTGTTCCGTTTATCGTGCGTTATTTACGTAGAATTGGATTTTTGAAGAATCCATCTGCTTAA
- the LOC116920246 gene encoding LOW QUALITY PROTEIN: cytochrome P450 3A41 (The sequence of the model RefSeq protein was modified relative to this genomic sequence to represent the inferred CDS: deleted 2 bases in 2 codons), translated as MEFISLLFSPVTLAVTAISVLYFLYWYGTSTFNYFSDQGIPGPKPIPYVGNVWGLWKENLPEYDKKMVKKYGKTFGTFDGTLPNLFTIDADLIKSIFVKDFDHFVNRRDFTVKRKIFRKMLSIIQNKEWKDVRSSVTPVFTTGKIKQMSVLITECANQLVPKFRKVAESEGKFDAKLHFSAFTVEVIARCAFGMTIDNLGGKDNEFMTRAKAVFSPPANKSPLIMIPFMFPKLMATFADRIFFPKDFDFFINMLTDLVQQRSNSTEKYHDFVEVATRAIMDYTKTVGGKEVPVWDREEVDEIVISQSLLFLLAGFDTTATTLTNSAFLLARNPDVQDRLFKEIMEKHAKFGEVNHEMILDFPYVDHVIHEVLRMCPPVIRMERACNKEVTYNGIHIRKGMVVNVSTFPLHYCEEYYPDPYRFNPDRWAPDSEIKPNPYAFMPFGMGPRNCVGMRFAMEELKIALCTIVKNFRFFPVAETPETMQFEDGFLGVAQPIGAIVGIESR; from the exons atggaattcATTTCGCTGTTATTTTCACCTGTAACGTTGGCGGTTACGGCCATATCTGTTTTGTATTTCCTTTACTG GTATGGGACGTCGACGTTCAATTATTTCAGTGATCAAGGCATTCCCGGCCCGAAGCCTATACCGTACGTCGGTAACGTCTGGGGCTTGTGGAAAGAG AATCTTCCTGAATACGACAAGAAAATGGTGAAGAAATACGGCAAAACTTTTGGCACTTTTGATGGCACGTTGCCGAACCTTTTCACGATTGACGCCGACCTTATCAAATCTATTTTCGTCAAAGACTTTGACCATTTCGTCAATCGGCGA gaTTTCACAGTGAAGCGTAAAATCTTTCGTAAAATGCTTAGCATCATCCAAAACAAGGAATGGAAAGACGTTCGTTCGTCTGTCACTCCCGTTTTCACAAcaggaaaaatcaaacaa ATGTCGGTCTTGATAACCGAATGTGCCAATCAACTGGTTCCCAAATTTCGAAAGGTGGCCGAAAGCGAAGGGAAATTCGATGCTAAACT gcaTTTCAGCGCTTTCACGGTGGAGGTGATTGCCCGATGTGCGTTTGGCATGACGATTGATAACCTGGGCGGAAAAGATAACGAGTTTATGACGAGAGCCAAGGCAGTTTTCAGCCCACCGGCCAACAAGTCGCCTTTGATTATGATACCTT tcATGTTCCCGAAGCTGATGGCCACCTTTGCCGATCGCAttttcttccctaaagatttCGATTTCTTTATCAACATGCTGACGGATTTGGTCCAGCAACGCTCGAATTCGACTGAG AAATATCACGATTTTGTGGAGGTGGCCACGAGG GCCATCATGGACTACACGAAAACGGTGGGTGGCAAGGAGGTGCCCGTCTGGGACAGGGAGGAAGTGGACGAAATTGTCATTTCTCAG TCGctgttgttcttgttggctGGTTTTGACACCACAGCCACTACACTCACGAATTCCGCCTTTTTGCTGGCCAGGAATCCCGACGTTCAGGACCGATTGTTCAAAGAGATCATGGAAAAGCATGCGAAATTC GGCGAAGTGAATCACGAAATGATTCTCGATTTTCCTTACGTGGATCACGTCATTCACGAGGTGCTGCGCATGTGTCCACCTGTCATTAG GATGGAAAGGGCTTGTAATAAAGAGGTCACTTACAATGGCATTCATATCAGGAAGGGCATGGTCGTCAACGTTTCGACCTTTCCTCTCCACTACTGCGAAGAGTACTACCCCGATCCTTACAGATTTAACCCGGACAG ATGGGCTCCTGATAGTGAAATAAAGCCGAATCCTTACGCGTTTATGCCCTTTGGAATGGGACCTCGTAACTGCGTAGGTATGCGCTTCGCAATGGAGGAATTGAAG ATCGCCCTGTGCACGATCGTCAAAAACTTCCGTTTCTTTCCGGTGGCGGAGACACCT GAGACGATGCAGTTTGAAGACGGATTTTTAGGAGTAGCCCAGCCCATTGGTGCCATAGTTGGCATTGAATCACGCTAA